GTGTTATTTCATCCTATACTTCACCGATTGCTGCAGTCTATCCGGAATGGACACGTAAAGATGGGATTCAGCTGTTTGGTATAGAGTATGTGGCACTTATTTATAATAAAGAATTGGTTAAACTGGAAGATGTGCCAAAACGTTATGAGGATCTCGCTGACCCAAAATGGAAAGATAAAATAGTTATGGCCAATCCCGCCATACACCCTACAACCATTTCCTGGCTTATCGGTCTTAAAGAGAATGTTTTTAGCTCAGAGGAGGAATGGATGAACTTTCTAAAAGGATTAGCTGCTAACAAACCAATGTTTGTGGCTTCTTTTGGACCAACACCGGCACCGGTGGAAAGTGGAGAAAAATTAATAGCAATTTCTATGCCCAAATACATTATTACCAAAGCACCTGCACCTTTGGATTGGGCACAAGTAGAGCAACCTCTTATGGGTACTCCCAGAGCTATTGCTGTGACCTCCTCTGCTCCAAATCCTGAGGGAGCAAAGGCTTTTATGGATTACTGGCTTTCTGACGAAGCTATGTCCATGTTGGCTGAAGAAGTGGG
This genomic interval from Atribacterota bacterium contains the following:
- a CDS encoding extracellular solute-binding protein yields the protein MKRIKLTISIIFLISLICVMTAGASKVSFYANITAIEPIMEAFEVKTGIKGEYTRISTDKFLATVLTEFEVGKLLADVIQAPIPVLEILKERGVISSYTSPIAAVYPEWTRKDGIQLFGIEYVALIYNKELVKLEDVPKRYEDLADPKWKDKIVMANPAIHPTTISWLIGLKENVFSSEEEWMNFLKGLAANKPMFVASFGPTPAPVESGEKLIAISMPKYIITKAPAPLDWAQVEQPLMGTPRAIAVTSSAPNPEGAKAFMDYWLSDEAMSMLAEEVGEYVLAPGIFPPIEGMDKAEILAIRELSDEEIQQWGNEFKQIFTVE